The nucleotide window GTAATTATCCAGGCATTCTTTTGCGGCGGTATTGTTGCCAACGTGAAAGGCTATACGATGCGGGAAGCTGTCACGGGACATAGCACTGCTGTAAGACAGATCGGACAGGGCTAATGCCGGATCCCCCAGCAGACCAGCATAACTGGCTGCCAGTTCTTTCAGCGCTGCCGGAGTTTTGGCAGATAATACAACAGGATAGGCAGGTTTGGCTGCCGCCGGAACAGTATGATCTTTTGCAGGTACCGCTTCTTCCAGGATCACGTGCGCATTGGTGCCGCTAAGGCCAAATGCACTCACTGCACCATATCTTTTGCCATTTACAGGCTGCCAGGGTGTTAATGCATTAACCACGCGTACGGCCATATTATTCCAGGGGATAAAGCGGTTGGGTGTCTGATAATGAAGCGTAGCAGGTATCTTCCGGTGTTGCAGACAAAGGATCACCTTAATCAACCCCGTCACACCAGCAGCGGCTTCCAGGTGACCAATATTGCTTTTCACAGCACCTAACATTAATAGTTCTGTAGCGGTGCGTGTACCTCCATATACAGCATTCAGGGCCTGTACTTCCACAGGATCACCCAGGCGGGTACCGGTACCATGTGCTTCGATATACTGTACTGCTTCAGGAGCAATACCGGCATTTTGTAAAGCCTTGTGCAGCAGTTGTTGCTGTGCTACCCCATTAGGCGCTGAGATACCATTGCTTAAACCATCATGGTTTACTGCGGAGCCGCTGATAACCGCCAGTACATTATCTCCATCGGCCAGGGCATCGCTCAGTCTTTTCAGTACTACGATACCAGCACCTTCCCCTCTCACATAGCCGTCGGCGTTATCATCAAATGTTCTGCACGCACCTGTAGGAGAAAGGGCGTTCATCTGGCACAGCTTTACGGTGGAATCCGGCGACAACATCAGGTTAACGCCGCCCGCCAGGGCCAGTGAACAGTTGTCATGCAGGAGGCTCTTACATGCCTGGTGTATACTCACCAGGGAAGAAGAACAGGCTGTATCCAGTTGTATTACAGGACCGTGAAAATCCAGCAGATACGCCACTCTTCCTGCAGCAATGCTTCTTTCTGTACCAAGCCCTGTAAATGCGTCTTCAAAGTAGGTAGCATCGTTGTTTGCACGGATAAGTTGCTGATAATCGTCAGCGCCCATACCGATAAACACCCCGCTGTCACTGCCTCTCAGTGAGGAAGGACGAAGTCCTGCATGCTCCAGTGCTTCCCAGCATACTTCCAGCAGCAGGCGCTGCTGAGGGTCCATGGCGGCTGCTTCTTTGGGAGAGATCCCAAAAAAGAGGGGATCAAATTTATCGACATCTTTAATAAAACCACCTTCGCGGGTATACATCTTTCCCCGCATGCCGGTGGCAGTATCATAATAAGCATCCATATCCCATCGGTCTGACGGTACCTGGGTGATAGCATTTTTCTCTGAGATCAACAGTTGCCAGAAGTCTTCCGGAGAGGATACATTACCCGGAAACCGGCAGCCAATACCGATGACCGCTACCTTCTCTTCTATCTCAGCGACCTTCTTTTCTTCTTCCTTCACCTGCGGGGTCCTTCCCGAGAAATGAGTGGCAAGGCTACCTACATTAGGATAGCTATAGATGACGGTGTTATCTACAGGCGTTTGTAAAAAATCTTCCAGGTCATTCGCCAGGGCAACAGCCTGCATGGAAGTGATACCGTATTCTGTGAAAGTCCTTGCCTGTACCAGTTCTGCGGCAGATAGCTGTAAATGCTGTTTCAGCCAGTTTTCCAGCCAGGTACCTATTTTCGTTTCCCGTTCATGGAGTTCCTGGTCCGTTATGACTGCTATTGTTTTATTATCACTCGCAGCAGCTATGGCTGCAATGTCTTTATCATAGACACCCTGACGGTATTCATCTGAAAAAAGATAACGTTTTACTTTTCCGCTGGTTGTTTTAGCTATTTTGCGGACAGGCAGTACATGTTTTACTTCCAGCCCGAGTCTGGCGGCAACAAAACGTTTGATGGACCTTGCCAGCGGTGCAAACTTCTCTATGCTCAGTTTGTACATGACAAATATTACGATATCTTCGGAAGATTCGTCTTCATTGGGCACGCCACAAGCCAGCACCTTTCCGGTTTCAATATCGTCCATCGTTTCCAGCATCTGTTCAATATCATGCGGATAAACATTCTGCCCATTGACAATAATGATATCCTTCACTCTTCCTACCGCATACAAATAGCCATTCAGCATAAAGCCGGTATCACCTGTATTCAGCCAACCTTCCTTGATCACAGCATGGGTGGCAGCTTCATTATTGTAATACATCTGCGTAACACTTGGGCCATACACCCATATAATACCGATACCACCTTCCTGTAAGATCTCTCCTTTTTCATCGGTGATTTTAATATCGGTATTGGCAATCAGCCTGCCGACATTGACGATCTCCATATTATCTGCAGTGCGCTGCTGTTCCAGCATACCTGGTTCAGAGATGTAACGTCCGATAGTGATGGCTTCCCTGCGAACAAAAACACTCTCCAGTAATGTATCGGCAGGGGCAAAAGTAACAATGAGGGTACTTTCAGCGAGTCCATAGGCAGGGCGCATCGCTGTGGGCACTAATCCATATTTTGATAAGGTGTCGAGGAAAGTACGGCAGAGTGTACCTGAAATAGGCTCTGCACCGTTGATGATCACCTGCAGACAGGACAGGTCGAGTCCTTCCGCTTTATCATCGGAAAATTTATCGAGGTAATATTTATAGCCAAAGTTGGGCGAACCGGTTATAGTGGCACGGTGCTCCGATACTTTTTGCAGCCATAACAAAGGATGTCGTATAAACAGATCCGTTGGCATCAGGAAATGCTGTGCGCCATTGGCAATCGGATACAGGTGAAAAAAGATCAACCCCAGGTCGTGTGTAAGCGGCATCCAGCTCAGGCGACGGTCTGTTATATTGTCGTGAGTGGGTAAAGCAGAAAAGATGTTGGCAATCAGATTACTGTGTTTCAGCACCACGCCTTTCGGATTGCCTGTGGAACCGGATGAAAACTGTATAAAAGCAATATCATCGGTAGTGGCAGGATATACGATGCCGGAAACATCGCTTATCTGTGCATCTTCTGTAAACAAAGTGCTGTCAGCGAAAGGTATTTCACCGGGAGATTTTTTATGATGCATCTTTTCGTAGGATGCCCTGCTGGTAAGCAGATAAGGATGATGGAGCAGTTGCCATATCCGGAACAGTTTCTGTGCATTTTCACCCTGATAGGTAACGGCTACCGGCACTGGTATGATCCCACCCAGGATACATGCCCAGAAGAACTGTATAAATGTTTTATTGTCTTCTATCTGTAATACTACTTCATTTCCGGGCTTCACACCCTTTTCCTGGAGGTAAGCCAGCAATGATCTGGCACTGACATAAAGCTGGTGATAAGACAGGAATTCTTCTTTACTGGCGCCTGAAATAAAGGTGACACCTTTATCCAGGTTATCTTTCTGTGCTATCAGCAATGCTGATAGTGTTGTCTGAGGGAACGATGCGTTTGTCATATATACTGGCTATTTTATTTACTATCGGTACCGGGATTAACCATACAGGGGATTACCGGTAAATTGATTCAATATTTTTTCGTATATGCGTTACATTTATATCATTGTACAAACAGGGTCATTGCATATGCATGGTCATTTTTATGCATAGCAAAGCCGTTCCGGTTAACTAGCAGTGTTAACCAGGTTTGTATTCAGTGCGGATATTTTTAGACAAAATGCTACACGCATCACCTGTACCGGGGTACAGCCAATGTGCGGATCATAAATGGAAGTGGATAAAATGTGCTATTTAAAATAGTACAAAATGGTACCGGTTTTTTTCCGGTGGATTTCATAACGATACTTACGAATGGTTTCCTTGTATTTTGAGTGGTTTCATAAATTAATAAGGGTTCTTTAAAAGAGGTACTTTGTTTTCATTGATGGAATCGGGTAATCTGTATACGCTACACTAATAATGGAAACGCCAATCAGGGGGCATTGTTGGCAATTAAAAACGCTTATTTATTCTGGTGGTCCAACCAGTTTAGGTGTATAATTAATGTAAAACCATCACTTAAAAAAGGGTATTCGTGAATTACAGACAATCACTGCACTTTCGTTATTGCACGTTTCATTTAGGAAACTGACATATTGATTATTAAGAGAGCATAGCATAGTCCGGTTTCATAGGAACAACTCTTCTGGCATCTTTTAAGTGATATCAGTTCACTGCATTAAAAAATTTGTGTAGTAAAATAAGCAAATAAATATGAAATCGCCAAAACTCCCAGATTAAATAAAAAACATTTCGCGTTTATATACACTACGCTCAAAACAGTTAGAAACAGCAACAATAAATACATTGTATCCTTAGAAATATTAAAATCCATCCCTCCTCCTTTTAAAACTGTTCACGCTTTTAACAATTCCGAAGGCGACTGCCCGAACTGCTTTCTGAAGGCAAAAGAAAAATGCGATAAATCCTCGAAGCCCAAATCCAGATAGATATCATTAGGGCGTTGTCGTTTTTGAGTAATCAGGGAATAGGCTTCCTGCAAACGGCGCTGCTGCAGCCAGCTGCGGGGCGATGTCTGAAATATCTTCTGAAAATCGCGCTTAAAAGTAGCCAGGCTCCGGCCGGTAAGGTAGGCAAAACGTTCCAGCCTCACATTGAAGTGATAATTCTTCTGCATAAATTCTTCGAGATTAATTTTATGCGGATCCGAAAAATCAAACAATACCTTCCTGAGATCTTTGCGATGGACAAACAATAACATAAGCGCCTCTCTCTGTTTTAGCTCCAGTAATTCGGGTGCTTTATTCTCCAGTAACTCCTGATATTGCAGCAACGATTCCATAAAATAGCGCAGATGCTGCGCTTCAGACAAATCAATAAATGCCGGCGTTTTCAGTTTTTCTTCCAGATGAAATCCTTCCTGCGCGCTGACTTGTTTGAGTAATTCTTCATCAAACCGCATGGACAAGGATTTGAATTCTTCCACTTCTGTCGGCTTTTTTATAAACTTCAGCAACTGATTTTTTCTGGCAAGATATACATCCCCTTTTCTAAACACCTTCCTTTCGGTTCCATCATCCAGTTCCATTTCTCCCGAAATAACCATCGACAAACTATGATGTAAGACAAACTGCTCTCCTTCCCTAAACGCGGTGAAGTGACAGGAATAATTGATATAGTTATTCTTTTCAGCCATACGATTTACCAATCTGTATAAAAACATCGCCTGAGTGAAAACCCAGGCAATGTTCATAAATATAGAACTTTTTGATTTGCCGTTTATATCAGGATAGATTTGGGTTCCAGGTATTCCTCCAATCCATATACACCATACTCTCTTCCAAGTCCGGACTGTTTGAAACCGCCAAACGGCGCCATAGGGTCGTGTTTGAATCCATTTATGCAAACCCTTCCGGCATCGATCCGGGAAGCTACACGCAGTGCCCGGTTTGAGTCAGCAGAAGTAATATACGCTGCCAATCCATAGGTGGTATCGTTGGCAATAGCAATGGCTTCTTCCTCATTTTCATACGGAATAATGGACAACACAGGGCCGAAAATTTCTTCCTGCGCAATACGCATATTATTCCGGACATTGGTGAATATGGTGGCTTTAACGAAATTCCCGTTTTCAAGACCTTCCGGCTTACCCATGCCGCCTGCCAGCAGGGTCGCGCCTTCGTCCAAACCAATCCGGATATAGCTTTGCACACGTTCAAACTGCTTTTCGGATACCATTGGTCCTACGTTGGTAGTTTCATTGCCAGGCTCCCCTACTACTACCTGTGCTGCAGCGGCCTTAGCTATCTGATTTACTGCTTCCAGTTTGGCTTTGGGCACCAGTAAACGTGTAGGTGCGATACAGGCCTGTCCGCTATTCATATAAGCCCCAAATACGGCCTGTGGAACCGCCTGTTCAAGATCAGCGTCATCCAGGATAATATTCGGCGATTTACCGCCCAGCTCTAACGTTACCCGCTTAATGGTATCCACTGCAGACTTGGCAATCTGTTTTCCGGTAACTGTAGAGCCGGTGAAGGATATTTTAGCAATGTCAGGATGGTTCGTGATGGCGTTTCCTACCACATTTCCCAGGCCGTTCACCATATTGTAAAGTCCTTTGGGCAAACCAGCTTCATGGAAACATTCGGTCAGCAGCTGTGTCTGCAATGCACTCATTTCGCTTGGTTTTACAACCACTGTACAACCTGCTGCTATAGCCGTTGCCAGCTTGTTGCAAATAAAACTATTACTGGCATTCCAGGGTGTGATGATGCCTACCACACCTACCGGTGTCATCTGCACCAGCGTATCTCCGGCCTTCCGCTGGAATTCAAAATGGCGAAGCGTTTCCATCATATTATCAAAAGCAGCGATAGCATTTTGTATGCTCATCCTGCAAAACTGACGGGTACCGCCGTATTCGAGGATCATTACCTCCACCAGTTCTTTTTCCCTTTTACTCACCGCATCTCTTAAATTTTTCAATAGCTCAATCCGTTCTGCTGCACTTGTTTGGGAAAATGACTGAAATGCTGCTTTAGCCGCGGCAATTGCCCGTTGGGTATCTGTTTCATCACCCAGGGTCACTTCACCGATCTTCTGATGACTGGCCGGATTAATCAAATCAAAAACCTGTGTTCCGTTGAGTGTTACAAACGCACCATTGATGTAACCTTTAGTTATACTTTGCATATTCTTTTTGTTTTTTGTACAATACAAAGGTCCGGTAACCTGAAAAGATTTGTTTTGTTGTATAGCTCAAATATGCTGTGTTGTATAGCTCAACAGAGATTTGATGATTAATGTAAAAAAGAGGCTCGTTCATAAGCAGTATAACCGGTTTTGAGCACAGTCTGTACAAAAGAATGATCTTCTGTTGCATACTGATCTGTCTCCTCAGGTGTATAGATATGAACATCCACTCTGGGCAGGTGGTTGCGCAACATAGGCTGAATATTGACCGTTCTCAGCGGCATTGGAAGCGCCGTCCGCTGAATAACGAATATATCCAGGTCACTTCTGGGTGTGGCCATTTGTTTGGCATAGGATCCGAAGACAATGATTCGCTCCGGATCCAGCTTTGCCACCAAACTTTGCACCACACCGTTGATATCTTCCGGTGTAAGCATAATTATGCAATTGAATAGTTAATAATAAGGTAGAGTTTTTCAATACTATCAGCAGGTAAAGAGCGGAAATCATCAGCATCTTTCGGCTTCAGCTTTATTGACCAGGGCTGGAGTAACACCTCTTCACCGGAAGCAAATGGTTTTACCAGTTGTTGCAGGCCGGGGTAACTATTGCTGCTGGTCATATCCTGCAAGTCCGCACCAGCAGGGCTCAGTAATACCTGCATTGGCGTCTCTTGTCCATGGAAACGGGCTACCAACTCTATACGGCTCACTTTCTTTTGCTGGAAGCTACGTGTAAAATAAGGTAGCCGTGCTGCCAGATCATCCAGTACCAGTTCCTGATCGCTATCATTGCTGGCAGGGTAAAGAAATCTGTACCATTTCTCCGGGAACTCCTGCTGTATATCGAATACCCTGAACATCCCCTTCCTGTTTTCAGCCAGTGCCATTTCATTCAGCTGTTGCTTCAATTCTGATACCACCTGTTGTTTAAAGGCTTCTCCTCCTTCGCGGGCAGTATAATTCATATGCAGCACCACATCTGTCAACGTATTAAAATCAAACTGACGAAAATCCTTATTGAGTTGAATGTGCCAGGTGCTGACAGCTCCAGCGCCTTCAAACGGAAGGTAACGCTCATCTCCGAAATTAACTTCAAAAAGTCCGCTGTCCTGCTGCGCATGACTGACAGCAATAGATTGTACCGCTGTGATTTCATCTCTGAAGCGCGGATCGGTAACAGTATAGTCTCTGGCATATTTACCCCTGGCACTCAGGGAGGTGTCCTTGCGAAGCCCGTTACCAGTCAGGGTCAACGTACAGGCTATAGTGGTAAATGGCCCTGTTATACATGGTATGGACAGGCTCACAGCTTTGATCCTTCTGAAATAATGTCCGGGATAATCCATGTCAAACAATGTTTCCGGAATAGTGATAAAACATTCGCCTTTTTGTTTTAACTGTAGTAATGCTACGGGATCGAGCAGTGACAAGGAAATATGTTTCCGCAGTTCGTAGGTACGGCGGTTCTGTTCATAATAAGCGGTTTCCAGCCTTTTAAGGTCATGGTGCAGCGACTCTCCGCACAGCAATCCTTTACGCAGGTTATCCCAGTATCCGAACTGGATATAGTTGGAGCTGCTTAATCCCAGTTCATACCGGAAACATTTCTCTGTGCGTTTAGCCAGATCAAATGCCAGCTGATAACTTTGAAAATAGAGGGTAGAGAGCTGATTGCTCATCCAGTTGTACAGTTCCTGGCTGGTGAATTTACGTTCCATGTATTCCATCTCTTTTTCCAGGTTAAGCACTTGTTTATCATGCAATACCAACTCCTGCCCGGCAATTTTCAGCCTTGCGGCTGAGGCAACTATTTGTTTGTCCAGTTGCAGCAGTTCCTGTTCTGCCAGCTGCCGCTGGAACTCCCATTCTTCTGCGCGACGGCTGTAGTTGGCAGCTGTCAAGGTTAGCTGGGCGCCTTTTTCCAGGGTGGTGGCAAGGCTGTTTAATGCCTTCCCTCCTCTTTCTGCGGCCTGTGCCAGGTTTTCACCACCCACACTGGCGCTCACTGTAGGAGTGCCTCCAAAACCCGCACAGCCAGCGAGGAAAGTAGGGATAACACTTAGTCCTCCGCCAATAATATAACTGGCAGTGACAGCCGCTTCCAGACCAGTGGCCACCGTGGAGAGCACAAAAGCTGCCTTTTCTCCGACAGACCATCCTTCTTCAATCAGCCGGGCATAATAATCCCGGCGGATGGTAGCCAGTAACCTGGATTCTTTCAGACTTTCAAGTGTGGCTTCTGCTTCCTCTATCTGCTTATTCCGGATGCTGGTAGTAGCCCTTAACATCAGCATTTCATGTTTATTGCGAAGTGTAGTAAAGGCTTCTGCATCCTTTTTCTCCAGCGCAGACAGTAGGGCAGCTCCCAGGCTTTTTACTTCCGCGCAGTGATCAAGGGCACGCTGCAACATGAAGTTGAAACGGTACAACGGCATGGGCGCATTGATATCTGCCAGCATGCCTGTTATATCTATATTACCCGCTGCTGCGGCGCTAATCAGTACACCAGGATCAATGGGTTGATCACTGAGTGGTAACTGCTGTACCTGACCTTCTATATTCATACAATGCCTGATCTTGAACAATCTGTCGCTTACAGTATCCCACATCGTCATCATTTTTTCATTATGAGGAATACCAAAATACAGCAGTTCGAAACGGGGCAATTCCGGCCTGTCTGCCAGCGGTACGCCCGTCACGGGCATAGCAGGAATGAGGTTTTCTACTTCCGTTAATACATTGCCAAAGGCATCGATACTATCTTTTTCCAGCTGATAGAACGTTTTAACCTGTCTTCCCTTAGCCTCCGGCACCACTTTGGGCTTAGGTCCCAGGATTGCCTCTGCCAGCACATATAACTGGGCTGCCTCATTAATAAATTCCATGGTATTACGGCGGAACAACTGATCTGCCCAGGAGAGGATGGTCTGTATATATTTTATGAGCACATTTTTCTGATATGCCACCGTACGCATTCTTGCCAGCAGATGCGGATTAAAGGGATTGTTTCTCCACTCGCTGACCTGCATCACACTCTCCCTGTCTATCCTGGCAATTGATTCCAGGAGTGATTCTATCTTCTGTCTGTAATAATCAGCACGGGTCGTTTCAAAAAAAGGTTTGGTGATCCAGAAGCGCTGCTGGGGAGTACTGTTATCATTCACCGTATCGTCTGTATTAACGGGATTGAATATATAGTGGTACCATTCCAATGCCTCTTCGAAACGCTGGTTGGCAGCCAGCTTATTCGCGATATAAAAGGGTGCATGAAAAAACAGCTCCCAGTTATACACAGCATAAGCACCCATATAGGTGAAATCTACATCCTCCACAGGATAACTCAGTGTTTTATCAGCCAGCCGGTAGCTGCGTGTAACAAACTGCGTAGGTTTATAATATTCCTGGAAATTAAAAGCAGCCGGGCTGTCGGGGATGCTGCCCGGCGCTATCTGTATCTTTCTGTTCAGTAACCCTTTCAGCCCTTTGATATTCAGTTCCCTGATAAAAAGTTCTGCAAAGGGATGATAATGGATATAGAAATTAAAGGCCCCATCCTGATAATAGGTCCAGGCAGAAGATTGCCGCTGTTGCCAGTTACTGGCGTAATAGTCCACCATATAATTGCGGTGGGAATCCCAGCAGGAGAAAGTTCCGAAGTCTGAAAATCCGGCTGCTGCA belongs to Chitinophaga sp. HK235 and includes:
- a CDS encoding AraC family transcriptional regulator; amino-acid sequence: MNIAWVFTQAMFLYRLVNRMAEKNNYINYSCHFTAFREGEQFVLHHSLSMVISGEMELDDGTERKVFRKGDVYLARKNQLLKFIKKPTEVEEFKSLSMRFDEELLKQVSAQEGFHLEEKLKTPAFIDLSEAQHLRYFMESLLQYQELLENKAPELLELKQREALMLLFVHRKDLRKVLFDFSDPHKINLEEFMQKNYHFNVRLERFAYLTGRSLATFKRDFQKIFQTSPRSWLQQRRLQEAYSLITQKRQRPNDIYLDLGFEDLSHFSFAFRKQFGQSPSELLKA
- a CDS encoding nucleotidyltransferase domain-containing protein gives rise to the protein MLTPEDINGVVQSLVAKLDPERIIVFGSYAKQMATPRSDLDIFVIQRTALPMPLRTVNIQPMLRNHLPRVDVHIYTPEETDQYATEDHSFVQTVLKTGYTAYERASFLH
- a CDS encoding aldehyde dehydrogenase family protein, yielding MQSITKGYINGAFVTLNGTQVFDLINPASHQKIGEVTLGDETDTQRAIAAAKAAFQSFSQTSAAERIELLKNLRDAVSKREKELVEVMILEYGGTRQFCRMSIQNAIAAFDNMMETLRHFEFQRKAGDTLVQMTPVGVVGIITPWNASNSFICNKLATAIAAGCTVVVKPSEMSALQTQLLTECFHEAGLPKGLYNMVNGLGNVVGNAITNHPDIAKISFTGSTVTGKQIAKSAVDTIKRVTLELGGKSPNIILDDADLEQAVPQAVFGAYMNSGQACIAPTRLLVPKAKLEAVNQIAKAAAAQVVVGEPGNETTNVGPMVSEKQFERVQSYIRIGLDEGATLLAGGMGKPEGLENGNFVKATIFTNVRNNMRIAQEEIFGPVLSIIPYENEEEAIAIANDTTYGLAAYITSADSNRALRVASRIDAGRVCINGFKHDPMAPFGGFKQSGLGREYGVYGLEEYLEPKSILI